ATTCGCACAAGTACTCGACCCGATTTCAGCCACTTGGACCCATAGCGAAGCGGTCAACTGCCGTTGTTAGGGAAACGCTGATTTAATCGCGTTTTCTGTGCGGGGCAGGAGCCCCGCCGTGTTCAGTCGCGATAAGCGACTGAACACGAAGGAAGTCGGAAACCGAGTTTTCGACTTCCGTGCTGATCTTTGGCCAGGACGGCCAATAGATCAGTGTCTCCTTAGGTCTAATGGATGGCCAGGCGTTGCTCACGCCCGGCCTCTGCGCAGCGAGTTCACCACCAGAGAGAATCATGCAGAGCATCTACATCGCCGGTGCCAGCGCCGGTAGTGGCAAGTCGGTCGTAGTCCTGGGCTTCATGGAAATGCTCTCGTCGGTCAACCGACGGGTCGGCTTCTTCCGCCCGGTGCTATCGACCGCACTCGCCGACGACAACCTGATCGCGCTGATCCGCGACCGCTACGACCTCCCCTTCGCCGACGAAATGCTCTACGGCTGCACGGCCGAGACGGCGCGCCAGCTGATCAGTGGTGGTCACTACGACGAACTACTCAAGCTCATCATCAACAAGTTCAAGATGCTCGAAGAGGAGTGCGATCTGGTGGTCTGCGCCGGCACGGACTTCAGCGGTATCTCGCCGTCGCTCGAATTCGACGTCAACGCCGATCTGGCGAACAACCTCGGTTGCATGATCGTCGCCGTGGTCAAAGGCTTCCACCGCACCCCCGAACAGGCCCTTGACGCCGTTCGCATGGTCCATGAATCGCTGCTCGACCGGGGCAACGAGCTCCTCGCGACCGTCGTCAACGGCGTCGCTCCGGAGAACCACGAACTGCTGCTCTCGCGCGCCCGCAGCCTATTGCCGCCGAGCGAGACCATCTACGTCCTGCCGGCGCAACCGACGCTGAGCAGCCCGACGGTCGGCGAGGTGCAGAGGGCGCTGAACGCCGAGTGCCTCTACGGCGATGCGGCGGCACTGACCCAGGTCGTGAGCAACTTCAAGATTGCCGCGATGGGGATCCCGGACTTTCTCAATTATGTCGAGGACGGCTGCCTGATCATCACGCCCGGAGACCGCTCGGACATCATCCTCGCGGCGCTCGCCGCCGACGTCTCGACCGCCTTCCCGCGCGTCGCCGCACTACTCCTCACCGGCGGACTGCCGCTCGCCGAGAACATCAAACGCCTGATCGAAGGTCTGCGGCGCGCCAAGGTCGCGATCCTACGGGTACCGAGCGACACCTTCGCAACGACGCTCGACGTCAGCCGCATCGAATCGACCATCCTCGCCGAGGACAGCCGCAAGGTGGCGGCCGCCCTCGGTCTATTCGAGGCCAATGTCGACATCACTAACCTGCGTGACCGAGTCGCCGTATTTCATTCGGCGCGGCTCACGCCACTGATGTTCGAGTACGAACTGGTGCGCTGGGCGAAGGCCAGCCGCCAACGGATCGTGTTGCCAGAGGGGACCGACGAGCGCGTCCTGCGCGCCGCTGAAATCCTCTCGCTGCGCGACGTCGTCGACCTGATCCTGCTCGGAAATCCTGACAAAATCGCGCGGCGGGTGAGCGAACTGGGCCTGACACTGGACAAGGTGCGCATCATCGACCCGGCGGGCGCGCCCGAGCGCGAGAAGTACGCCCGCAGCTACTTCGAACTGCGCAAACACAAGGGCATCTCCGAGCAGCTCGCTCACGACCTGATGGAGGACGTGAGCTATTTCGGCACCGCGATGGTCCACCACGGCGATGCCGACGGCATGGTCTCGGGGGCCATCCACACGACCCAGCACACCATTCGTCCGGCCTTCGAGATGATCAAGACCCGCCCGGGTGTCCAGCTGGTCTCGAGCGTCTTCTTCATGTGCCTCGCCGATCGGGTCCTGGTCTACGGCGATTGCGCGGTCAATCCCAACCCGAATGCCGAACAGCTCGCCGATATCGCGATCACCTCGGCGACGACGGCTGCGACCTTCGGCATCGAGCCGCGCGTCGCGATGCTGTCCTACTCGACCGGAACCTCGGGCAAGGGCGAGGACGTCGAGCGGGTACGCGAGGCGGTGCGGATCGCCCGCGAGCGCCGCCCGGACCTCAAGCTCGACGGCCCGATCCAGTACGACGCCGCCGTGGATGCGAGCGTCGCACGCTCGAAGATGCCCGAAAGCCAGGTAGCCGGACAGGCCACCGTCTTCATCTTCCCGGACCTCAACACCGGCAACAACACCTACAAGGCGGTCCAGCGCAGCGCCGGTGCCGTCGCCATCGGCCCGGTGCTCCAAGGCCTCAACAAACCGGTCAACGATTTGAGCCGCGGCTGCACCGTGACCGACATCGTCAACACCGTGGTGATCACGGCGGTCCAGGCCCAGAATGGTCACCGCGGCAGCCATGATGACCACCCTGGTCCAAACGAATGACTTGTTTCGAAGTGGAGAAAAGGCGATGAAGATCCTGGTCCTCAACTCAGGCAGCTCATCGGTCAAATATCAGCTCTTCCGCAGTGACGATTGGCTATCGCTCGCCTCGGGCGCCGTGAGCCGCATCGGTGAGTCGATCGGTGACCTGTCCTGCCGCTGGACCGACGCCGACGGGGTCCGCCATCGGCGCGACGACAGCCTGGCCATTCCCAACCATCACGCCGCGATCAGCCACATCATCGCAAGCCTGCGCGAAAGCGGTGTCTTGGTCGATCTCGACGAGCTCGGCGCCATCGGTCACCGGGTCGTGCATGGGGGCGAGGTCTTCCACAGTCCGACGATCATCGACGACGAGGTGGTGGAGGTCATCAAGGCGGTCATCCCGCTCGCACCGCTGCACAACCCGGCGCACCTGGCCGGTATCGCCGTCGCCCGCGAGCTTTGCCCCGACGTCCCTTCGGTGGCCGTATTCGACACCGCCTTTCACCTGACCATGCCGCGCACCGCCTATCGCTATGCCCTGCCCGAGTATCTCTACAAAGAGCATCGGGTGCGCCGCTACGGCTTCCACGGGACTTCGCACCACTATGTCGCCAAGCGCGCGGCGGCCATGCTCGACAAGCCGCTAGGCGAGTGCAACCTGATCACGCTGCACCTCGGCAATGGTGCAAGCGCAACGGCCATACGCAATGGTCACAGCGTCGATACTTCGATGGGGCTTACACCATTAGAGGGCCTGGTGATGGGCACCCGCAGCGGTGACCTGGATCCGGCGATCATCTTTTATCTGAGTAAGAACCTTGGGTTCGACAACGACACCCTCGATCAGCTCCTGAACCGCCAGAGTGGCCTCCTCGGCCTCTCGGGGGTCAACGACGTGCGCGAGATCCACCGCCTGGCCAAGGCCGGCGACGACCGCGCCGAGCTCGCCCTCGGGGTCTTCTCCCATCGCCTGGTCAAGTACATCGGGGCCTATTACGCAT
This portion of the Thioflavicoccus mobilis 8321 genome encodes:
- the pta gene encoding phosphate acetyltransferase encodes the protein MQSIYIAGASAGSGKSVVVLGFMEMLSSVNRRVGFFRPVLSTALADDNLIALIRDRYDLPFADEMLYGCTAETARQLISGGHYDELLKLIINKFKMLEEECDLVVCAGTDFSGISPSLEFDVNADLANNLGCMIVAVVKGFHRTPEQALDAVRMVHESLLDRGNELLATVVNGVAPENHELLLSRARSLLPPSETIYVLPAQPTLSSPTVGEVQRALNAECLYGDAAALTQVVSNFKIAAMGIPDFLNYVEDGCLIITPGDRSDIILAALAADVSTAFPRVAALLLTGGLPLAENIKRLIEGLRRAKVAILRVPSDTFATTLDVSRIESTILAEDSRKVAAALGLFEANVDITNLRDRVAVFHSARLTPLMFEYELVRWAKASRQRIVLPEGTDERVLRAAEILSLRDVVDLILLGNPDKIARRVSELGLTLDKVRIIDPAGAPEREKYARSYFELRKHKGISEQLAHDLMEDVSYFGTAMVHHGDADGMVSGAIHTTQHTIRPAFEMIKTRPGVQLVSSVFFMCLADRVLVYGDCAVNPNPNAEQLADIAITSATTAATFGIEPRVAMLSYSTGTSGKGEDVERVREAVRIARERRPDLKLDGPIQYDAAVDASVARSKMPESQVAGQATVFIFPDLNTGNNTYKAVQRSAGAVAIGPVLQGLNKPVNDLSRGCTVTDIVNTVVITAVQAQNGHRGSHDDHPGPNE
- a CDS encoding acetate/propionate family kinase → MKILVLNSGSSSVKYQLFRSDDWLSLASGAVSRIGESIGDLSCRWTDADGVRHRRDDSLAIPNHHAAISHIIASLRESGVLVDLDELGAIGHRVVHGGEVFHSPTIIDDEVVEVIKAVIPLAPLHNPAHLAGIAVARELCPDVPSVAVFDTAFHLTMPRTAYRYALPEYLYKEHRVRRYGFHGTSHHYVAKRAAAMLDKPLGECNLITLHLGNGASATAIRNGHSVDTSMGLTPLEGLVMGTRSGDLDPAIIFYLSKNLGFDNDTLDQLLNRQSGLLGLSGVNDVREIHRLAKAGDDRAELALGVFSHRLVKYIGAYYALLGEIDAIVFTGGIGENDAVIRSRACHTLANLGVHLDEPANQAPTGGERVISTPESPVKVFVVPTNEELEIAQQVCDTVT